A DNA window from Hevea brasiliensis isolate MT/VB/25A 57/8 chromosome 2, ASM3005281v1, whole genome shotgun sequence contains the following coding sequences:
- the LOC110664973 gene encoding non-specific lipid transfer protein GPI-anchored 5-like, which translates to MASKWLELCALLVLMMMLCRGATAQSGCISVLVGLAPCLNYVTGNSSTPSSSCCSQLATVVQSQPQCLCSLLNGGGSSLGITINQTQALSLPGACNVQTPPISHCNAANNGPAAPPVSSPASPPADSSEDTPETPNTPSMPSIPSGGGSKTVPTAGGTSAANLTRIQPHLTIFIIFIASYISIIRF; encoded by the exons ATGGCTTCAAAATGGCTTGAGCTGTGTGCACTTCTGGTCCTTATGATGATGCTTTGCCGTGGAGCCACTGCTCAATCAGGCTGCATTAGTGTCCTAGTAGGCTTAGCCCCATGCCTGAACTATGTCACAGGAAATTCCTCAACTCCATCTTCTTCCTGCTGCTCCCAGCTTGCTACCGTTGTTCAGTCTCAGCCACAATGCCTCTGTTCACTGCTTAATGGTGGTGGCTCGTCACTGGGCATTACGATTAACCAAACCCAAGCTCTATCACTCCCTGGAGCTTGTAATGTGCAAACGCCACCAATTAGCCATTGCAATG CTGCTAATAATGGTCCAGCAGCCCCACCAGTAAGTTCGCCAGCGAGTCCTCCAGCAGATTCTTCAGAAGATACCCCAGAAACTCCAAATACACCATCAATGCCAAGCATTCCTTCAG GAGGCGGTTCCAAGACAGTCCCAACAGCAGGTGGCACGTCGGCAGCGAACCTCACAAGAATTCAACCTCATCTCACCATATTCATCATTTTCATTGCTTCATACATTTCAATAATTAGATTCTAA
- the LOC110664945 gene encoding F-box/kelch-repeat protein SKIP30, producing MSELIEGLPDAIAIRCIARVPFYLHPKLELVSRSWRAAIHSPELFKARQEVGSAEDLLCVCAFDPENLWQLYDPLRDLWITLPVLPSKIRHLSHFGVVSTAGKLYVLGGGSDAVDPLTGDQDGSFATDEVWSYDPVLRQWAPRASMVVPRAMFACCVLKGKILVAGGFTSCRKSISQAEMYDPEKDVWIPIPDLHRSHNSACSGLVIGGKVHILHKGLSTVQVLDNAGSGWMVEDYGWLQGPMAVVHGALYVMSHGLICKQEGKRRKVVVSASEFRRRIGFAMTGLGDDIYVIGGVIGPDRWNWYIKPMSDVDILTFGGERPTWRQAAPMTRCRGAILGCTQLRI from the coding sequence ATGTCTGAACTGATTGAAGGTCTTCCAGATGCCATTGCTATCAGGTGCATTGCACGAGTTCCCTTCTACCTCCATCCCAAGTTAGAGCTTGTTTCTCGTTCATGGCGGGCTGCTATACATAGTCCTGAGTTGTTTAAAGCCCGACAGGAGGTTGGTTCAGCAGAAGATCTGCTATGTGTGTGTGCTTTTGATCCTGAGAATTTGTGGCAGCTTTATGACCCTCTTCGAGACCTTTGGATTACTCTTCCTGTTCTGCCCTCAAAAATCAGACACCTTTCCCACTTTGGTGTTGTCTCCACTGCTGGAAAACTGTATGTGCTTGGTGGTGGAAGTGATGCTGTAGACCCATTGACCGGTGACCAGGATGGAAGCTTTGCAACCGATGAAGTGTGGTCATATGACCCTGTATTGCGACAGTGGGCTCCACGTGCATCCATGGTTGTACCCCGTGCGATGTTTGCATGCTGTGTTTTGAAAGGAAAAATACTTGTTGCAGGTGGTTTCACCAGCTGCCGAAAATCAATATCTCAAGCAGAAATGTATGATCCAGAGAAAGATGTGTGGATCCCAATACCAGATCTCCATCGCAGTCACAATTCAGCATGCTCTGGACTAGTTATTGGGGGAAAGGTGCACATCTTGCACAAGGGCTTATCAACAGTGCAAGTATTGGACAATGCAGGGTCTGGATGGATGGTTGAGGATTACGGTTGGCTCCAAGGTCCAATGGCAGTTGTTCATGGGGCCTTGTATGTGATGAGCCATGGACTAATTTGCAAGCAGGAAGGAAAAAGAAGGAAAGTAGTGGTTTCAGCATCTGAGTTTCGGAGAAGGATTGGATTTGCAATGACTGGGTTGGGAGATGACATATATGTGATTGGAGGGGTGATAGGTCCTGATCGATGGAATTGGTATATCAAGCCAATGTCTGATGTTGATATCTTGACATTTGGGGGTGAGAGACCGACTTGGCGACAGGCTGCTCCTATGACACGGTGCCGTGGTGCAATTCTTGGATGTACGCAGCTGCGAATATAG
- the LOC110664943 gene encoding uncharacterized protein LOC110664943, with protein sequence MDDTQVEAGDNNRDIEVAPALISVHPNQNSVAVAVGSDLRIFDLRGGCGVSLVDDSAQPFHKDSIRAIRYSANGKLLVSAADDKLVKIWSTDSWRCVSSVCSEKRVSAVAISEDGLYVCFSDKFGVVWVVDLHELEGNESLVSRKAAPLLAHYCSIITSLEFSPDGQFIVSADRDFKIRVTVFPKKPLDGAHEIQSFCLGHTEFVSCLAFICTMDYPQGFLVSGSGDSTVRLWDITSGFLLDTCEVGAKAGLLESNRSDEGCSTVSDLCIILDGNLIAVAIQSLQGIMLLHCDLSSRTLNVIKVVSIMGESFIPTSLGSSSHAELLWMVTGVSKLSGSDCNSLARVRVLSGFKKSNPDSVGHELTVMRDDELPGAEKLLEKLQGSVSIEENVFLAAAEAVKTAMCNLLIKKQYSMEKREFRKRSRNDRKIKQ encoded by the exons ATGGACGACACTCAAGTCGAAGCAGGAGACAACAACAGAGACATTGAGGTGGCTCCGGCCTTGATTAGTGTTCATCCCAACCAGAATTCCGTCGCAGTCGCCGTCGGATCGGACCTCCGCATCTTCGACCTCCG AGGGGGTTGCGGGGTATCTTTGGTGGATGATTCTGCTCAGCCTTTTCATAAGGATTCAATAAGAGCTATTCGCTATAGTGCAAATGGGAAGCTTCTTGTATCAGCCGCTGATGATAAGCTTGTCAAGATATGGTCTACCGACTCTTGGCGCTGCGTTAGTTCCGT TTGCTCAGAGAAAAGAGTGAGTGCAGTTGCTATAAGCGAGGATGGGTTGTATGTTTGTTTTTCTGATAAGTTTGGAGTTGTTTGGGTTGTGGATTTGCATGAGCTTGAAGGAAATGAATCTTTAGTCAGTAGAAAGGCTGCACCTTTGCTTGCTCATTATTGCAGCATCATCACTAGCCTG GAATTTTCACCAGATGGACAGTTTATCGTTAGTGCAGATCGTGACTTTAAGATTCGT GTTACTGTGTTTCCAAAGAAGCCCTTAGATGGAGCTCATGAGATACAAAGCTTTTGCCTTGGTCATACAGA GTTTGTCTCCTGCCTTGCCTTTATTTGCACGATGGATTACCCGCAGGGGTTTCTTGTTTCTGGCAGTGGTGATTCTACA GTTCGCTTGTGGGATATTACATCTGGGTTTCTTCTTGATACTTGTGAAGTTGGTGCTAAG GCAGGACTTCTAGAGTCCAATAGAAGTGATGAGGGCTGTTCTACTGTCTCTGATCTGTGCATAATTCTAGATGGTAATCTCATTGCAGTGGCCATCCAAAG CTTGCAAGGAATAATGCTGTTACACTGTGACCTTTCTTCCCGAACTCTCAATGTCATCAAG GTGGTTTCTATCATGGGAGAGAGCTTCATTCCTACAAGCCTGGGGAGTAGCTCTCATGCAGAATTACTATGGATGGTAACTGGTGTCTCTAAATTGAGTGGTTCTGATTGCAACTCTTTGGCTCGAGTGAGGGTTCTTTCTGGTTTTAAGAAAAGTAATCCTGATTCTGTTGGCCATGAGTTAACTGTGATGAGAGATGATGAACTACCTGGAGCAGAGAAACTACTAGAGAAGTTGCAGGGAAGTGTGTCAATTGAGGAGAATGTTTTTTTAGCAGCCGCTGAAGCTGTGAAAACAGCAATGTGTAATTTGTTAATTAAGAAGCAGTACTCCATGGAGAAGAGAGAATTTAGAAAGAGAAGTAGAAATGATAGGAAAATCAAACAATGA